A window of bacterium contains these coding sequences:
- a CDS encoding metalloregulator ArsR/SmtB family transcription factor — protein MAVTDKKLIHNSEAMGEETVQRLAEIFGALGDPTRLRILHALFLEETCVCDLSAAIGISESLASHQLRRLHLLRLVKSRRAGKHIYYSLADEHIKRLYADGLEHVLEKRHGSG, from the coding sequence ATGGCTGTTACTGATAAAAAATTAATTCACAACTCCGAAGCAATGGGCGAAGAGACCGTTCAAAGGCTTGCGGAGATATTCGGGGCGCTTGGTGATCCTACACGCCTTCGGATTTTGCACGCGCTCTTCTTAGAAGAAACTTGCGTTTGCGACTTATCCGCAGCGATAGGAATCTCCGAATCGCTTGCCTCCCATCAGCTTCGACGACTTCATCTATTAAGACTAGTCAAATCCCGTCGAGCGGGAAAACACATCTACTACTCACTTGCAGACGAACATATAAAACGGCTGTATGCCGATGGTTTGGAGCACGTTCTTGAGAAAAGGCACGGTTCAGGCTGA